From the genome of Perca flavescens isolate YP-PL-M2 chromosome 1, PFLA_1.0, whole genome shotgun sequence, one region includes:
- the LOC114546884 gene encoding NACHT, LRR and PYD domains-containing protein 3-like yields the protein MGNWFTTWFRWLLDPETSQSVNAQDRSVAFAPQFSDFKGRDLKINIKNIASSPDRETKAASPKNKANIQRCRHNLKSFLKNTTKDLSQGKKGYGSLTPLHKTYTELYIRQGGSGEVNSMHEVVYLECKRSLIEKKIEVNNILQPLKNEEKPQRVLTKGIAGIGKSVAVQKFTHDWATGEANETTDFIFPFTFKDLNLIKDKDWSLVTLISNYFVEVRDLKESDYSESSVLFIFDGLDESQLPLDFHNNEMCRDVTKTTTLDVLLTNLISGKLLHKASIWITSRPAAAAKIPPEIFKRVTEVRGFKDEQKEEYFQKKVSDKLMAQKISDHLQSKSQRSLYIMCHIPVFCWISATVLQSLLTDTEQAELPKTVTEMYTHFLIIQTKLNKYNKDVIMKLGKLAFEQRQKGSILFYENKFKSCGIDLKEDAVNSGVCTQITIKESGLHKDFLAALYVLETFLDIGENLLCSQTSVKVPSEKGEHPIFLLHQNAVDMALDSDNGQWDLFLRFLLGLSQDKNQELLQKQVGFIGRRPQSNQETIKFIHEKIKKLSNSDKSINLFHCLNELGDQSLVKYVQKCQSSGDFSNLLPEHWSALVFQLFVSNEDLDLFDLRKYQGSDEVLERLLPVLKASTKAWLRYCDLTDRCCEKISSVLSSKSSGLEELDLSGNYLLDSGVELLCYGLKSPNCKLQRLRLSDCWLTAAGCQSLTSALSDSSDLRELDLSLNGLEDQGVELLSDWLRKPQCRLEILSLSDCLLTAAGCQSLTSALSDSSALRELDLSLNGLEDQGVELLSDWLKCRLKILFK from the exons ATGGGAAACTGGTTTACGACTTGGTTTAGGTGGCTTTTGGATCCAGAAACATCACAGAGTG TCAACGCCCAGGATAGAAGTGTCGCCTTCGCACCTCAGTTTAGTGATTTCAAGGGAAGGGATCTAAAAATCAACATCAAGAATATTG cCTCGTCTCCTGACAGGGAGACAAAAGCTGCTTCTCCCAAAAACAAAG CAAACATTCAAAGGTGCCGACATAACTTAAAATCTTTCcttaaaaatacaacaaaggATCTGTCACAAGGAAAAAAGGGATATGGATCATTAACTCCTTTACACAAGACCTATACGGAGCTTTACATCAGACAAGGAGGCAGTGGGGAGGTTAATAGTATGCATGAAGTTGTTTACTTGGAATGCAAAAGGAGTTTGATTGAGAAGAAAATCGAGGTCAATAACATTCTTCAACctttaaaaaatgaggaaaaaccTCAGAGAGTTCTGACGAAAGGAATCGCTGGCATTGGAAAATCTGTCGCTGTGCAGAAGTTCACTCACGACTGGGCAACAGGAGAAGCCAATGAAACTACTGATTTCATATTTCCATTCACATTCAAAGACTTAAACTTGATAAAAGATAAGGATTGGAGTCTTGTGACGTTAATAAGTAACTATTTTGTTGAAGTAAGGGATTTAAAAGAGTCAGACTACAGCGAATCAAGTGTTTTGTTCATCTTCGACGGCCTGGACGAAAGCCAATTACCTCTGGACTTCCACAACAATGAGATGTGCCGTGATGTTACAAAGACCACAACATTAGACGTCCTGCTGACAAACTTAATCTCAGGGAAACTGCTGCACAAAGCCTCAATCTGGATCACAAGTAGACCAGCTGCAGCCGCTAAGATTCCTCCTGAGATCTTCAAAAGGGTGACCGAGGTACGAGGCTTCAAAGATGagcagaaggaggagtactttcAGAAGAAAGTTAGTGACAAGTTAATGGCTCAGAAGATCTCCGATCATCTTCAGTCAAAGTCGCAAAGAAGTCTGTacatcatgtgccacatcccagtcttctgtTGGATTTCAGCAACGGTTCTCCAGAGTCTCCTAACAGACACAGAACAAGCAGAGTTGCCCAAGACTGTGACTGAAATGTACACGCACTTCCTGATCATCCAGACAAAGCTGAATAAATATAACAAAGATGTGATCATGAAATTGGGAAAGCTGGCATTTGAACAGCGTCAGAAGGGCAGCATACTCTTCTATGAAAACAAGTTTAAAAGTTGTGGAATTGATCTGAAAGAAGATGCAGTTAATTCAGGAGTTTGTACACAGATCACAATAAAAGAATCTGGTCTACACAAAGACTTTCTGGCAGCTCTGTACGTGTTAGAGACTTTCTTAGATATCGGAGAAAATCTGCTTTGCAGCCAGACAAGTGTGAAAGTGCCATCAGAGAAAGGAGAGCATcccatcttcctcctccaccaGAACGCAGTGGATATGGCTTTGGACAGCGATAATGGACAATGGGACTTGTTCCTGCGCTTCCTGCTCGGTCTGTCACAGGATAAAAATCAGGAGCTTCTTCAGAAACAAGTTGGATTCATAGGAAGACGTCCACAGAGCAACCAGGAGACAATCAAGTTTATTCATGAGAAGATCAAGAAACTGTCCAACAGCGACAAGAGCATCAACTTGTTCCACTGTTTAAATGAGTTGGGTGACCAGTCTCTGGTAAAGTATGTCCAAAAGTGCCAGAGCTCAGGAGATTTTAGTAATCTCTTACCTGAACAttggtcagctctggtctttCAGCTGTTCGTTTCCAATGAAGACCTGGATTTGTTTGACCTGAGGAAATACCAAGGATCAGATGAAGTTCTGGAGAGGCTGCTGCCAGTGCTCAAAGCATCAACGAAAGCTTG GTTAAGGTACTGTGACCTCACCGACAGATGTTGTGAAAAGATTTCATCAGTTCTCAGCTCAAAGTCGTCTGGTCTGGAGGAGTTAGACTTGAGTGGAAACTATCTGCTGGACTCTGGAGTGGAGCTGCTCTGTTACGGTCTAAAAAGTCCCAACTGCAAACTCCAGAGACTCCG TCTGAGCGACTGCTGGTTAACAGCAGCCGGCTGCCAGTCTTTGACCTCTGCCCTCAGCGACTCCTCTGATCTCAGAGAACTCGACCTGAGCCTCAACGGCCTGGAAGACCAGGGGGTGGagctgctctctgattggctgaggaAACCCCAGTGTAGACTGGAGATACTGAG CCTGAGCGACTGCTTGTTAACAGCAGCCGGCTGCCAGTCTTTGACCTCTGCCCTCAGCGACTCCTCTGCTCTCAGAGAACTCGACCTGAGCCTCAACGGCCTGGAAGACCAGGGGGTGGagctgctctctgattggctgaagtgTAGACTGAAGATACTCTTTAAATGA